One Phaseolus vulgaris cultivar G19833 chromosome 2, P. vulgaris v2.0, whole genome shotgun sequence DNA window includes the following coding sequences:
- the LOC137812440 gene encoding ubiquitin carboxyl-terminal hydrolase 27 isoform X1, whose translation MMFNECPMNWIGVTVGGVVGIVGAILTLKDGKVGIPLTFATHNGSSDQSLSVPGLQNLQNNCFLNVVLQALASCFYFQGFLHVVMGECGNMDLDENMPLSLSLATLLEELSSVSGEKVTLSPRKTMLAMSNYIPNFNLTSQQDAAEAFLHLLCSLREEFGGCYAPKMSSLADIFASNNRILTPIQRNCQSEKERWHQHFLGPFDGILASSLTCQSCSSQISINLEHFDCLPLSPVLSGSSTIRFGCTLVDCLKQFIVAENVENYRCSYCWHNAAIKYLSVMEGNEVEVEKLRRCSDPEICDCRKIYNLDKLPWSNRFSHTQKQLSIARCPRILCIQLKRVSMNVFGELVKLQGHISFPLILDMLSFMTTWLGVKTQDIDVQSLSLNLKYNRRNILPNHSDMQSKIRTLKFSSLYEARREQINSDALDDRFVSSTNGLELHSDTVFPCSGTSESTHSDAHMQSNDKADASCDLVSQETCLYQLVSVVEHFGKAGSGHYTVYRSVRGKSSEDVCDDDLNQTPMHWFCISDSQVHAVSVEDVLSSEASLLFYERIPRN comes from the exons ATGATGTTTAACGAATGCCCTATGAATTGGATTGGCGTAACGGTTGGTGGCGTTGTGGGCATAGTGGGTGCGATATTGACACTGAAAGATGGCAAAGTGGGGATTCCATTAACCTTCGCTACGCATAATGGTAGCTCCGACCAGTCTCTCTCTGTTCCCGGTTTGCAAAACCTCCAAAACAATTGCTTTCTCAACGTCGTTTTGCAG GCTCTAGCCAGCTGTTTTTACTTTCAGGGCTTTCTTCACGTCGTGATGGGAGAGTGTGGGAATATGGACCTGGATGAAAACATGCCTCTTTCACTTTCTTTGGCTACTTTATTAGAAG AGCTGAGTTCAGTTAGTGGGGAAAAGGTTACATTGAGTCCACGAAAGACTATGCTCGCCATGTCGAATTACATTCCAAACTTTAATCTGACTAGTCAGCAG GATGCTGCTGAAGCTTTTCTCCATCTGTTATGTTCTTTGAGAGAAGAATTTGGAGGTTGTTATGCTCCAAAGATGAGTTCTTTAGCAGACATTTTTGCTTCTAATAATAGAATTCTTACTCCAATACAGAGGAACTGCCAAAGTGAGAAGGAACGATGGCATCAACACTTCCTTGGACCTTTTGATGGGATTCTTGCAAGCAGCTTGACCTGTCAAAGTTGTTCATCCCAG ATCTCAATTAACTTGGAACATTTTGATTGTTTACCTCTTTCACCTGTGCTTAGTGGTAGTTCCACCATA AGATTTGGTTGTACACTGGTGGATTGCCTGAAGCAGTTCATTGTTGCcgaaaatgttgaaaattatcGGTGCAGCTACTGTTGGCATAATGCCGCAATCAAATATCTTTCTGTAATGGAAGGAAATGAG GTAGAGGTTGAAAAACTAAGGAGATGCTCTGATCCAGAAATCTGTGATTGCCGAAAAATCTATAATCTCGATAAACTACCTTGGTCAAACAGGTTTTCACATACTCAGAAGCAGCTAAGTATTGCTAGGTGTCCAAGG ATTTTATGCATCCAGTTGAAAAGAGTTTCTATGAATGTCTTTGGAGAGCTAGTCAAACTACAG GGACATATTTCTTTTCCGTTGATTTTGGATATGTTGTCATTCATGACAACTTGGCTGGGAGTAAAGACACAGGACATAGATGTACAAAGTTTGTCATTAAATTTGAAGTACAACAGAAGAAATATTTTGCCAAATCACTCTGATATGCAATCCAAGATAAGAACATTGAAATTTAGTAGCCTTTATGAAGCAAGGAGGGAGCAGATAAATTCAGATGCTCTTGATGATAGATTTGTCTCCTCTACAAATGGACTGGAACTTCATAGTGACACTGTATTTCCCTGCTCTGGCACTTCAGAAAGTACTCACTCAGATGCACATATGCAATCCAATGACAAG GCAGATGCTTCTTGTGATTTAGTTTCTCAAGAAACATGTTTGTATCAACTTGTTTCTGTTGTGGAACACTTTGGTAAAGCTGGAAGTGGGCATTACACTGTGTACAGAAGTGTAAGAGGGAAATCCTCAGAAGATGTCTGTGATGATGACCTTAATCAAACTCCAATGCATTGGTTTTGTATTTCAGATTCTCAAGTGCATGCTGTTTCAGTGGAAGATGTTCTTTCCAGTGAGGCCAGCTTGCTCTTCTACGAGAGAATTCCAAGGAACTGA
- the LOC137812440 gene encoding ubiquitin carboxyl-terminal hydrolase 27 isoform X2 codes for MMFNECPMNWIGVTVGGVVGIVGAILTLKDGKVGIPLTFATHNGSSDQSLSVPGLQNLQNNCFLNVVLQALASCFYFQGFLHVVMGECGNMDLDENMPLSLSLATLLEELSSVSGEKVTLSPRKTMLAMSNYIPNFNLTSQQDAAEAFLHLLCSLREEFGGCYAPKMSSLADIFASNNRILTPIQRNCQSEKERWHQHFLGPFDGILASSLTCQSCSSQISINLEHFDCLPLSPVLSGSSTIRFGCTLVDCLKQFIVAENVENYRCSYCWHNAAIKYLSVMEGNEVEVEKLRRCSDPEICDCRKIYNLDKLPWSNRFSHTQKQLSIARCPRILCIQLKRVSMNVFGELVKLQGHISFPLILDMLSFMTTWLGVKTQDIDVQSLSLNLKYNRRNILPNHSDMQSKIRTLKFSSLYEARREQINSDALDDRFVSSTNGLELHSDTVFPCSGTSESTHSDAHMQSNDKMLLVI; via the exons ATGATGTTTAACGAATGCCCTATGAATTGGATTGGCGTAACGGTTGGTGGCGTTGTGGGCATAGTGGGTGCGATATTGACACTGAAAGATGGCAAAGTGGGGATTCCATTAACCTTCGCTACGCATAATGGTAGCTCCGACCAGTCTCTCTCTGTTCCCGGTTTGCAAAACCTCCAAAACAATTGCTTTCTCAACGTCGTTTTGCAG GCTCTAGCCAGCTGTTTTTACTTTCAGGGCTTTCTTCACGTCGTGATGGGAGAGTGTGGGAATATGGACCTGGATGAAAACATGCCTCTTTCACTTTCTTTGGCTACTTTATTAGAAG AGCTGAGTTCAGTTAGTGGGGAAAAGGTTACATTGAGTCCACGAAAGACTATGCTCGCCATGTCGAATTACATTCCAAACTTTAATCTGACTAGTCAGCAG GATGCTGCTGAAGCTTTTCTCCATCTGTTATGTTCTTTGAGAGAAGAATTTGGAGGTTGTTATGCTCCAAAGATGAGTTCTTTAGCAGACATTTTTGCTTCTAATAATAGAATTCTTACTCCAATACAGAGGAACTGCCAAAGTGAGAAGGAACGATGGCATCAACACTTCCTTGGACCTTTTGATGGGATTCTTGCAAGCAGCTTGACCTGTCAAAGTTGTTCATCCCAG ATCTCAATTAACTTGGAACATTTTGATTGTTTACCTCTTTCACCTGTGCTTAGTGGTAGTTCCACCATA AGATTTGGTTGTACACTGGTGGATTGCCTGAAGCAGTTCATTGTTGCcgaaaatgttgaaaattatcGGTGCAGCTACTGTTGGCATAATGCCGCAATCAAATATCTTTCTGTAATGGAAGGAAATGAG GTAGAGGTTGAAAAACTAAGGAGATGCTCTGATCCAGAAATCTGTGATTGCCGAAAAATCTATAATCTCGATAAACTACCTTGGTCAAACAGGTTTTCACATACTCAGAAGCAGCTAAGTATTGCTAGGTGTCCAAGG ATTTTATGCATCCAGTTGAAAAGAGTTTCTATGAATGTCTTTGGAGAGCTAGTCAAACTACAG GGACATATTTCTTTTCCGTTGATTTTGGATATGTTGTCATTCATGACAACTTGGCTGGGAGTAAAGACACAGGACATAGATGTACAAAGTTTGTCATTAAATTTGAAGTACAACAGAAGAAATATTTTGCCAAATCACTCTGATATGCAATCCAAGATAAGAACATTGAAATTTAGTAGCCTTTATGAAGCAAGGAGGGAGCAGATAAATTCAGATGCTCTTGATGATAGATTTGTCTCCTCTACAAATGGACTGGAACTTCATAGTGACACTGTATTTCCCTGCTCTGGCACTTCAGAAAGTACTCACTCAGATGCACATATGCAATCCAATGACAAG ATGCTTCTTGTGATTTAG
- the LOC137812442 gene encoding 26S proteasome non-ATPase regulatory subunit 12 homolog A-like, with the protein MANLDAAIEQLLNVEKQMRLAGDVAGTRKAATDILQLCFDARAWKTLNDQIVVLSKRRGQLKQAVTAMVQQAMQYIDETPDVETRIELIKTLNSVSAGKIYVEIERARLIKKLAKIKEQQGQIAEAADLMQEIAVETFGAMAKTEKIAFILEQVRLCLDREDYVRAQILSRKISPRVFVADTSKEKKKPKEGDNVVEEAPADIPSLLELKQIYYELMIRYYSHNNDYLEICRCYKSIYEIPSVKENPAKWTPILRKICWYLVLAPHDPMQSSLLNSTLEDKNLSEIPNFKLLLKQLITMEVIQWTTLWDTYKNDFENEKASGESFGEKAAEDLKQRIIEHNILVVSKYYARITLKRLAELLCLSVQEAEKHLSDMVVSKALVAKIDRPMGIVCFQTAKDSNDILNTWAANLDKLLDLVEKSCHQIHKETMVHKAALKV; encoded by the exons ATG GCGAATTTAGACGCGGCGATAGAGCAATTGCTGAATGTGGAGAAGCAGATGAGACTCGCCGGTGACGTGGCAGGAACGAGAAAGGCGGCCACTGACATTCTGCAGCTCTGCTTCGATGCGCGAGCCTGGAAAACCCTCAATGACCAGATTGTCGTTTTGTCGAAACGCCGTGGCCAGCTTAAACAG GCTGTAACAGCTATGGTACAGCAGGCTATGCAATATATTGATGAGACACCAGATGTTGAAACTCGCATAGAACTCATCAAAACGTTGAACAGTGTGTCTGCAGGGAAA ATATATGTGGAAATTGAGAGAGCTCGATTGATCAAGAAACTTGCGAAAATCAAGGAACAACAAGGGCAGATAGCTGAAGCCGCTGATTTGATGCAAGAAATTGCG GTGGAAACTTTTGGTGCCATGGCCAAGACTGAGAAGATTGCATTCATTCTCGAACAA GTTCGTTTGTGTCTAGACCGTGAGGATTATGTTCGTGCACAGATACTTTCTAGAAAGATTAGTCCAAGAGTATTTGTTGCCGATAcatctaaggaaaagaaaaagccTAAAGAAGGCGATAATGTTGTTGAAGAGGCCCCTGCAGATATACCCTCTTTGCTGGAGTTGAAGCAGATTTATTATGAGCTAATGATTCG GTATTATTCCCACAATAATGATTATCTTGAAATTTGCCGTTGCTACAAGTCAATATATGAGATTCCATCTGTCAAAGAGAACCCAGCCAAGTGGACTCCG ATTCTAAGGAAAATATGTTGGTACTTGGTTCTAGCCCCGCATGATCCAATGCAGTCAAGCCTTCTGAATTCCACTTTGGAGGATAAGAATCTATCTGAGATTCCGAACTTCAA GTTACTTTTGAAACAGCTGATTACCATGGAGGTTATCCAATGGACAACTCTATGGGATACATATAAGAATGATTTTGAGAATGAGAAGGCCTCTGGGGAATCTTTCGGTGAAAAAGCAGCGGAAGATCTGAAGCAAAGAATAATTGAACAT AATATTCTTGTTGTTTCAAAATACTACGCAAGAATTACATTGAAGAGACTTGCAGAACTTTTGTGTCTCAGCGTACAG GAAGCTGAGAAGCATCTTTCAGATATGGTAGTGTCTAAGGCGCTGGTGGCAAAGATTGATAGGCCAATGGGAATAGTCTGTTTCCAAACAGCAAAGGATAGCAATGATATTCTTAACACATGGGCAGCAAACTTGGATAAACTGCTTGATCTCGTGGAGAAGAGTTGTCATCAAATACACAAGGAAACCATGGTCCATAAAGCTGCGTTGAAGGTTTAA